One region of Streptomyces rishiriensis genomic DNA includes:
- a CDS encoding APC family permease, whose protein sequence is MTDTLPPVETALPQAPDSPQKLKRSIGVVGGTLLTLSCVTPASTLFVVVPDLFGSLGTATALTIAIGSLLCIAVAFCYSELGTLIPSAGGEYAIVSTLAGRLAGWLVFVLSLLVVMIVPPVIAMGTADYLAPIVHLDPSFAGAAVMLLATLAGLLDLRANAWITGVFLVLEVIAAAVVAVLGFAHGHRGAGSLVSMQVAGGGGHTDTVTAMLVVSGLAIALFVTQGFSTAVYLSEELENPRRNVARTVLATLAISSVIILVPVVAITFGASDLSELTGGDISAMVTAWSNSAVGTFVSLCVALAIINAGIVMVIQNSRVLFASARDKAWPQPVNDVFSKLGRFGSPWVATLAVGIPGALLCFVNLDTLYGVTGVSVTGMYLLVAVAALLSRRGHHRHAHAWRMPLWPVLPGLLIVVLGYILTQQETTYLVWTGGITAAATLYWAFYLRPRRDTRWLVSIPEDART, encoded by the coding sequence ATGACCGACACGCTCCCCCCTGTCGAGACCGCCCTTCCCCAGGCCCCCGACAGTCCCCAGAAGCTCAAGCGCTCCATCGGAGTCGTCGGCGGCACCCTCCTCACCCTCTCCTGCGTCACCCCCGCCTCCACCCTCTTCGTCGTCGTCCCGGATCTCTTCGGCTCGCTCGGCACCGCGACCGCCCTCACGATCGCGATCGGCTCGCTGCTCTGTATCGCCGTGGCGTTCTGTTACTCGGAGCTGGGCACGCTCATCCCCAGCGCGGGCGGCGAGTACGCCATCGTCTCCACGCTGGCCGGCCGGCTCGCCGGATGGCTGGTCTTCGTGCTCTCCCTGCTCGTCGTCATGATCGTCCCGCCGGTGATCGCGATGGGCACGGCCGACTACCTGGCTCCGATCGTCCATCTCGACCCCTCCTTCGCCGGCGCCGCCGTCATGCTGCTCGCCACCCTCGCGGGCCTGCTCGACCTGCGCGCCAACGCCTGGATCACCGGCGTCTTCCTGGTCCTGGAGGTCATCGCGGCGGCCGTCGTCGCGGTGCTGGGCTTCGCCCACGGCCACCGCGGCGCGGGCAGCCTCGTCTCGATGCAGGTCGCCGGCGGCGGCGGCCACACCGACACCGTCACCGCCATGCTGGTCGTCTCCGGCCTCGCCATCGCCCTCTTCGTCACCCAGGGCTTCTCGACCGCCGTCTACCTCTCCGAGGAACTGGAGAACCCGCGCCGCAACGTGGCCCGCACGGTCCTCGCCACCCTCGCCATCTCCTCCGTGATCATCCTGGTCCCGGTCGTCGCCATCACCTTCGGCGCCTCTGACCTCAGCGAGCTCACCGGCGGCGACATCAGCGCCATGGTCACCGCCTGGTCCAACTCGGCTGTCGGCACCTTCGTCAGCCTCTGCGTGGCGCTCGCGATCATCAACGCCGGCATCGTGATGGTCATCCAGAACTCCCGCGTCCTGTTCGCCTCCGCCCGCGACAAGGCCTGGCCGCAGCCCGTCAACGACGTCTTCTCCAAGCTCGGCCGCTTCGGCTCCCCCTGGGTCGCCACCCTCGCCGTCGGCATCCCGGGCGCGCTGCTCTGCTTCGTGAACCTGGACACCCTGTACGGCGTCACCGGCGTCTCCGTGACCGGCATGTACCTGCTCGTCGCGGTGGCCGCCCTGCTCTCCCGGCGCGGCCACCACCGGCACGCCCACGCCTGGCGCATGCCCCTGTGGCCGGTGCTGCCGGGCCTGCTGATCGTCGTCCTCGGCTACATCCTCACCCAGCAGGAGACGACCTACCTCGTGTGGACCGGCGGCATCACCGCCGCCGCCACCCTCTACTGGGCTTTCTATCTGCGCCCCCGCCGCGACACCCGCTGGCTGGTGTCGATCCCGGAGGACGCGCGGACCTGA
- a CDS encoding CocE/NonD family hydrolase yields the protein MDLRLPGLRGPRRPRRIVSAVAAVVVLAGAGTWTAVASDDDTPAVHQAERVMTVDGVRLDTSYFTSGAAGRRPAVLLGHGFGGSKDDVRRQAEDLARDGYAVLTWSARGFGRSTGKIGLNDPKGEVADVSKLIDWLAKQPQVRLDKAGDPRVGVAGASYGGAISLLAAGYDDRVDAIAPAITYWNLADALFPDGVFKKLWAGIFVNTGGGAARFEPALAAMYNRVAESGAPDTAARELLEERSPSAVADRIKVPTLLVQGQTDSLFTLAQSDAAEKAIRANGAPVDVDWISGGHDGGDLEGDRVQTRVRTWFDRYLKGDKAADTGPAFRVTRTGGVDSTDGAARLRGASADSYPGLRNGERSFPLTGRREEQSFTNPPGASPPAVSALPGLGGGGLSRLSSLGVGVSLDFPGQYAAFDSAPVTGDLRVTGSPTVTVHVKSTSDTAVLFAKVYDVSGAGSQVLPSQLVTPVRVEGAEAGKDVTITLPAIDHKVEEGHRLRLVLASTDLGYASPVTPATYTVAMKGDLKVPTAPAVTTAAAPLPAWVWWLPLAGAVIALALLLTTRRRTAGPAPDPALAEVPLQITDLSKKYANGDRYSVRDLSFRVEKGQVLGLLGPNGAGKTTTLRMLMGLIGPDGGEIRVFGHAIRPGAPVLSRVGSFVEGAGFLPHLSGRENLELYWQATGRPAGDAHLEEALEIAGLGDALARAVRTYSQGMRQRLAIAQAMLGLPDLLILDEPTNGLDPPQIREMREVMIRYAAAGRTVIVSSHLLSEVEQSCTHLVVMDRGRLVQAGPVAEIVGSGDTLLVGTATPVEEPVVEKIAALAGVASAAPTAEGLLVRLDADGSARRLVADLVRLDVPVEAVGPHRRLEDAFLTLIGGSA from the coding sequence ATGGATCTTCGACTGCCCGGTCTGCGAGGACCACGGCGGCCACGACGGATCGTCTCCGCCGTGGCCGCCGTGGTCGTACTCGCCGGTGCCGGTACCTGGACGGCCGTCGCCTCCGACGACGACACGCCCGCGGTGCACCAAGCCGAGCGGGTCATGACGGTGGACGGCGTACGCCTGGACACCTCCTACTTCACCTCCGGCGCCGCCGGGCGCCGCCCCGCGGTCCTCCTCGGGCACGGCTTCGGCGGCAGCAAGGACGACGTACGCCGGCAGGCCGAGGACCTCGCCCGCGACGGATACGCGGTGCTCACGTGGTCGGCGCGCGGCTTCGGCAGGTCCACCGGCAAGATCGGGCTGAACGACCCGAAGGGCGAGGTCGCCGACGTCTCGAAACTGATCGACTGGCTCGCGAAGCAGCCACAGGTGCGGCTCGACAAGGCCGGCGACCCGCGGGTGGGCGTGGCCGGCGCCTCCTACGGCGGCGCGATCTCCCTCCTCGCCGCGGGCTACGACGACCGGGTCGACGCGATCGCCCCCGCGATCACCTACTGGAACCTCGCGGACGCCCTGTTCCCCGACGGTGTGTTCAAGAAGCTGTGGGCCGGCATCTTCGTCAACACGGGCGGCGGCGCGGCCCGCTTCGAACCCGCGCTGGCCGCGATGTACAACCGTGTCGCCGAGTCCGGCGCCCCCGACACCGCCGCCCGCGAGCTCCTCGAGGAGCGCTCGCCGTCCGCCGTCGCCGACCGCATCAAGGTCCCCACCCTGCTCGTCCAGGGCCAGACCGACTCCCTCTTCACCCTCGCCCAGTCCGACGCGGCCGAGAAGGCGATCCGCGCCAACGGCGCCCCCGTCGACGTCGACTGGATCTCGGGCGGCCACGACGGCGGCGACCTGGAGGGCGACCGCGTCCAGACCCGCGTGCGTACCTGGTTCGACCGCTACCTCAAGGGCGACAAGGCCGCCGACACCGGCCCCGCCTTCCGCGTCACCCGCACCGGCGGCGTCGACTCCACCGACGGCGCCGCCCGGCTCCGGGGCGCGAGCGCGGACAGCTACCCCGGCCTGCGGAACGGCGAGCGCTCGTTCCCGCTGACCGGCCGCCGCGAGGAACAGTCCTTCACCAACCCGCCCGGCGCCAGTCCGCCCGCCGTGTCGGCCCTGCCAGGACTCGGCGGCGGCGGACTCTCCCGGCTCTCCTCCCTCGGCGTCGGCGTCTCCCTCGACTTCCCCGGCCAGTACGCCGCCTTCGACTCCGCCCCGGTCACCGGCGACCTGCGCGTCACCGGCTCCCCGACGGTCACCGTCCATGTGAAGTCGACGTCCGACACCGCCGTGCTCTTCGCCAAGGTCTACGACGTCAGCGGCGCCGGCAGCCAGGTGCTGCCCTCCCAGCTCGTCACCCCGGTCCGCGTCGAGGGCGCCGAGGCGGGGAAGGACGTCACGATCACGCTCCCGGCGATCGACCACAAGGTCGAGGAGGGCCACCGGCTGCGCCTGGTCCTCGCCTCCACCGACCTCGGGTACGCCTCCCCGGTGACCCCGGCGACGTACACCGTCGCGATGAAGGGCGACCTGAAGGTCCCGACCGCGCCCGCCGTGACGACCGCGGCCGCACCGCTCCCCGCCTGGGTGTGGTGGCTCCCCCTCGCCGGCGCGGTGATCGCGCTGGCCCTGCTCCTCACGACCCGCCGCCGCACCGCGGGACCCGCCCCCGACCCCGCGCTCGCCGAGGTCCCGCTCCAGATCACCGACCTGAGCAAGAAGTACGCCAACGGCGACCGCTACAGCGTCCGCGACCTGTCCTTCCGCGTCGAGAAGGGCCAGGTCCTCGGCCTCCTCGGCCCGAACGGCGCGGGCAAGACGACGACGCTGCGCATGCTGATGGGTCTGATCGGCCCCGACGGCGGCGAGATCCGGGTCTTCGGCCACGCCATCCGCCCGGGCGCGCCCGTCCTCTCCCGCGTCGGGTCCTTCGTCGAGGGCGCCGGCTTCCTCCCGCACCTGTCCGGCCGGGAGAACCTCGAGCTGTACTGGCAGGCCACCGGCCGCCCCGCCGGCGACGCCCACCTGGAGGAGGCCCTGGAGATCGCGGGTCTCGGCGACGCCCTGGCCCGCGCGGTACGCACGTACTCGCAGGGCATGCGTCAGCGCCTTGCCATCGCCCAGGCCATGCTCGGCCTCCCCGACCTGCTCATCCTGGACGAGCCGACCAACGGCCTCGACCCGCCGCAGATCCGCGAGATGCGCGAGGTGATGATCCGGTACGCGGCGGCCGGCCGCACGGTCATCGTCTCCAGCCACCTCCTGTCCGAGGTCGAGCAGTCCTGCACGCACCTCGTGGTCATGGACCGGGGACGGCTGGTCCAGGCGGGCCCGGTCGCCGAGATCGTCGGCTCCGGCGACACCCTCCTCGTGGGCACCGCCACCCCCGTCGAGGAGCCGGTCGTGGAGAAGATCGCCGCGCTGGCGGGCGTGGCCTCCGCGGCCCCCACCGCCGAGGGCCTGCTGGTCCGCCTGGACGCCGACGGCAGTGCCCGGCGCCTGGTCGCCGACCTCGTCCGGCTCGACGTGCCCGTGGAGGCGGTCGGCCCGCACCGCCGCCTGGAGGACGCCTTCCTCACCCTGATCGGAGGTTCCGCATGA